GCCTTACCGTGGTGAGCCGTGACCTCAAGAGCTGCATGCCCGTGCCGGAGATCGCGCCGACGCTGCAGGTCGCGCTCGACTATTGGGACGACATCGCGCCCCAGCTCGAGGAGGTCTCGGCCCTGCTCAACGCCGGCCGCGTCGGGGACGCTGAGCCGTTCGATCCGGCGCAGTGCATGTCACCCTTGCCACGCGCCTATCAATGGGCCGACGGCTCGGCCTATGTCACCCATGTCGAGCTGGTGCGCAGGGCGCGCGGCGCCGAGATGCCGCCGAGCTTCTGGACCGATCCCTTGATGTACCAGGGCGGCTCCGACAGCTTCATCGGACCGATGGACGACATCGCGGCCGGCGACGAAGCCTGGGGCATCGATTTCGAGGCCGAGGTCGCCGTCGTGACCGGCGACGTGCCTTACGGCACCGCGGCAGCCGACGCCGCGCAGTATATTCGCCTGGTGATGCTGGTGAACGATGTCAGCCTGCGCAATCTGATCCCAGGCGAGCTGGCCAAGAATTTCGGCTTCTTCCAGTCCAAGCCGGCCTCGGCCTTCTCGCCCGTCGCGGTGACGCCGGACGAGCTGGGCGATGCCTGGCAGGGCGCCAAGCTGCACCGCCCGCTCGACGTCTGGCTCAATGGCGAGAAATTCGGCGCGCCGGACGCCGGCACCGACATGACCTTCTCCTTCGCCCAGCTCATCGCCCATGCGGCGAAGACCCGCGCCCTTTCGGCGGGCTCCATCGTGGGCTCGGGCACCGTGTCGAACAAAAGCGGCAATGTCGGCTCGTGCTGCATCGCCGAGCGCCGGACGCTGGAGACCATCGAAAGCGGCAAGCCCGCCACGCCTTTCATGAAATTCGGCGACCGGGTGCGGATTGAGATGTACGATGGCGCAGGCCACTCGATCTTCGGAGCCATCGACCAGCATGTCGTCCAACATGGCAAGTGAGTTCGCGCTCTACGGCTATTTCCGCTCCTCGGCGGCGTTCCGCGCCCGCATCGCGCTGAACCTCAAGGGCATCGTGCCGGAGCTGCGCTTCATCCACTTGCTGCGCAATGGCGGCGAGCAGCACACGCCGGAATACAAGGCGATCAATCCGCAGGCGCTGATCCCCGCCCTGGCGCATGGCGGGCATCTGATCACGCAATCGCTGGCGATCCTCGAATATCTCAACGAGATCGTGCCCGAGCCGCCGCTGCTGCCGGCCGACCCTTACGGCCGCGCCAGGGCCCGCGAGATCGCCTATGTCGCGGCCTGCGACATCCATCCGGTGAACAATCTGCGCGTCGGGCTGTATCTCAAGAACAAGCTCGACGTCTCCGACGACGACGTCGTCCGCTGGCAGCGTCATTGGATCCGCACCGGCTTCGCGGCGCTGGAGACCATGCTCGCGACCTCCGGGCACACCGGCGCCTATTGCCATGGCGATACGCCCACCATCGCCGACATCGTGCTGATCCCGCAGGTCGCGAACGCAAGGCGCGTCAAGCTCGAGATCGAGGCATGGCCGACCATTGCACGGATCGAGGCGACGGCGCTGGCGCATCCCGCTTTCGAGGCGGCGCTGCCCAAGAACCAGCCCGATGCCGAGTAGCGCCACGTCCAAGGGCGAGGCGCGGCTGGACCTCGACCGCTTCCTGCCCTACCGGCTGTCGGTGCTGTCCAACCAGGTGTCGAGCGCCATCGCGCAGCAATATTCCGACCGCTTCGGCCTCACCATCCCCGAATGGCGGGTGATGGCGGTGCTGGGCGGCACGCCGGCGCTCTCTGCCCGCGAGGTCGCGATCCGCACCGCGATGGACAAGGTGCAGGTCAGCCGTGCCGTCGACAGCCTGGTGCGGGCCCGGCGCGTGGCGCGCAACACGGACGCCGAGGACGGCCGCATTCAGCGCCTGTCGCTGAGTGCCCGCGGTCGCGCGATCTACGACGAGGTCGTACCGCTCGCGCTGCGTCTGGAAGAGGTCCTGCTCTCCGCCCTCGCGCCGGAGGAGCGCCGCCGGCTCGACGCGCTGATGGACAAGCTCGCGCGCCAGGCACATCTGCTGGCGGGTGCGTAGGCCGCGTCGCTCCAATTGTCATGGCTCGCGAATGCGGGTCACACCCAGTTGGTGCGCCGCCCAATCTGCGGCAGTGTAGCGATGTCACCTGGGTGGTCCGCATGTCATCCTGAGCGACGCCGCAGGCGGCGTCGAAGGGCGCGGGCCATGGCACAGTAGCGAGAGCATCATGACCATCCGCATCGGCATCCTGGGCGCGGCCAAGATCGCGCCGCCCGTCGTCATCCATCCGGCGCGCGACAATCCCGATTTCGAGGTCGTCGCGGTCGCGGCACGCGATCCCGAACGCGCCAGAGCGTATGCCGCCGAGCACGAGATCCCGGTGGTGGCGAAGGACTATGACGCGCTGGTCCGCCATGCCGATGTCGATCTCATCTACAACGCCCTGCCGCCGGGCGGCCATGCGCGATGGACCATCGCCGCGCTGGAGGCCGGCAAGAATGTCCTGTGCGAGAAGCCTTTCGCGATGAATGCGGCGCAGGCGGCGCGGATGAACGACGCCGCCGCCCGCACCGGCCGAATTCTGGTCGAGGCCTTCCACTATCGCCACCACGCCGTGATGCACCGTGCCGTCGCCATCGTGCGCAGCGGCGAATTGGGCAGGCTGGAACGCGCGGAGGCCTTTTTCGATGTCCCGATCCCCTGGCGCGAAGGCGAACTGCGCTGGACGCGCGAGCAGGGCGGCGGCGCCTTGATGGATTTGGGCTGCTACCCCACGCATTGCCTGCGCTCGGTGCTGGGCTCCGAGCCCAAGGTGCTGGACGCTTCCTGCACGCTGGAGCATAGCGTCGACGTCACGACGAAAGCGGCGCTCGATTTCGCCGGCGTGCCCACGACCCTCTCCACCTCGATGAAGCCGGACCGTTTCGGCGCGACGCTGCGGCTCACCGGCGCGCGCGGAACGCTCGAGATATTGAACTTCGTCGCGCCGCAACTCGGCTGCCGCTTCACCGTCACGGCGGATGGCCGGAGCCGCGAGGAGCCGACGGCAGGACCTGCGACCTATGTGGCGCAACTCGCCGAACTCGGCGACGTGCTGCTGCGCGGCAAGGCGCCGTTGATCTCGAACGCGGATTCGCTGGCGAACATGGCGGCGATCGACGCGATCTACGCCGCGGCCGGCGTTGCGCGCGACTTTCGCTGATCGCGCCTACAGAAGTGCGACAGTCGCGAGCGTGCCGGCCACCGCGGCGGCCGTGTAGAGCCCGATCTCGCTCCAGCTTCTCTGCGGCTTCAGGCGTCGTGCCCAGGGCGTGGCGCGCAGTCCAACCGACTGGGTGCGCGGAAAGATAAAATGCGACCGATCGTAATCGGCGTGCGCGCTGATGATGGAGCTCAATCCCATTGCAGACATTGTGGTGTTCCGTCCTTAGCAGCCCTCCTACTGCGAAAGAACGCAGATGCAATTTGGCGGTTCCTGAGTCGGTTCAGCGCGCGCTTTCTTTCAGCAACAGGCTGAGGCGATCCTGCCACAGTGCCGCCCAGGTATGGGTGCCGTGGCCATGCGTCTGGGCACTGGCGGGAATCAGCACAAACCGGCCGCGCGGCAAGGTTTTGACCATGCGCTCGGCAATGCCGAGCTCCGGTGGATTGATGAAATCGTCGCCGGAATTTATCCACATGACGGGAACGGCAATCTTCGCCAGCGTCGCGGACGGGTCGTAGTTTCGCGACGCGTCGACTTGGTACAGAAAATCGTTCGCATCGAGCGTCTTCAGTTCCGTTCCGATTCGGTCCTCGACATAGGCGTCGGCGGCGGCGCGCGTGGGATAGGCGTTCTGGAACGGCAGCGGCGCGCTGCCCGCAATGACGAGAAGATCGGCGGCCGTGCGCAGGCCGGCCAGCGGCTGGGCCTTGTATTCGCCCTCCGCCCAGGCCGGATCGTCGCGGATCGCATCGATCGTCATCTTGCGCCACATCCGGTTGCGCCCGGCGATCTGCACCGGCAGGCAGGCGAGCGGCATCAGCGCATCGGAGAAATCCGGATAGGTCTCGCCCCATACGAAAGCCTGCATGCAGCCCATCGACGTGCCCATGACGAGGCGCAGATGGTTCACCTGCAGCCCCTTCGTCACCAGCGCATATTGCGCCGCGACCATGTCGTCGTAATCGTAATGCGGAAAGCGGGCGTGCAATCCGTCGCTCGGCTTCGAGGACCGTCCGTGCCCGATCCCGTCGGGAAGAATGATGAAATACCTCGCTGCGTCGAGGACGCCGCCCGGCGCGAACAGCACGCCCGAGAATTGCGGCCGCAGAAACTGGTGCCCGTCGCCGCCCGTGCCGTGAAGGATCAGCACCGCATTCGTCACCCGGCCATGGCCGTCGCGCTGCGGCGTGCCCAGCGTGGTGTAGTGCAGCCGCAGGGCGGGCAGCGTCTCGCCGGAGCGGAACTTGAAATCGCGCATCGTGTAGTCGCCTTCGCTGGTCGGCGGATCGGCGGCCTGCGCGGCACCAACAGCGAGCAACATGACGCCCGCGACAAGGTTAAGACAGCGGAGCATGGGATTTCCCTCGCGGCGACGCCGGAGCCTCCCTGCTGTGCCCGAGAAGGTCAACCGCGATTGGCGTTCGCCGCCGGACGGACTACCATCGCGGACAGGTCACAGAAGGTGAACCGCATGCCGGGCAGAATGCTCCTGATCGCAATCCTCGCCGCCTGCAGCGTCACGGCCGCCGCAGCACATGACGGATGCCGCTGCCGCGAGCCTCTTGTCCTCAACGGCCGGCTGCAGACCGCGAATTTCGACGGCGGCGTCGGCGACCGGTACGGCGACAGCGGCTATGTCTATGGCGGCACGACCGTGGTGGTGGGCGGCAACGCTTCCGCCGGCGGCTCAGGCACGGCCTTCGCCGCGGCCCGCGCTTCCGCCTTCGCGCATGCCGGCGGTTTCCACGGCGGACATGGCGGCGGCGGTCATCGCTGAGTTTGGATGGTAGGCCGGGAGGGGATCGAACCCACGACCATTCGATTAAGAGTCGAACGCTCTACCAACTGAGCTACCGGCCCATCCAATCAAGAGGCGCGGCCTATAGCAGAGCGGTTTTGGCGTGTCCAGCAGGCCGGCCGGATCGCGCACAACGCACGCGACCGGCGCGATCCGGCTTGGAAATCCTCACCAGCGCGAATAACGATGGCCGTGGCGATAGTAGTAGCGCGCCTGATGGTACCGGTGACGGCAATCGACATCGCGTGCCACCGCATTGCCGGCGAGGCCGCCGAGCACCGCGCCGCCGACGACGCCACCGAGGCTGCCATGTGTGACCGCGCTGCCGATGACGCCGCCGCCGACAGCGCCCAGCACAGTTCCCGTGCCATGGCCGTGGCGGCTGCACGAATCGGCCTGCGCCGCAATGGTTCCCGCGCCGAGTGCGAGCGTGGCGGCCGCCAGGAGGCGGGTGGTGCGGTTCAGCATCTGAAAAGCTCCCTGCAATGCGATTTCCCGCCGCGCGCAAGCGGCAGAAGCTAAACGGCCGCGCCGGAGCGATGGTTCCGGCCGCGCCTGCGGGTTCAGATGATCCCGCCGGGATGGCGCGGGATTTCCACCTGGCGGTGGACATGCACGCTCATCAGCAGCCCGAAGCCGAACATCACCGAGAACATCGCCGAGCCGCCATAGGAAATGAGCGGCATGGGAATGCCGACGACCGGGATCAGGCCCATCACCATCGAGGCGTTGATCATGATGTAGAAGAAGAAGTTGAGCGTCACGCCCATGGCGAGCAGCCGGGCGAACTGGCTGCGCGCGCCCATTGCGATCTGGATGCCGTAGCCGATGATCACCGCGAACAGGATCAGCAGCGCGATGCAGCCGACGAAGCCGAACTCCTCGCCGAAATTGGTGAAGATGAAATCGGTCTGCTTCTCGGGCAGGAAGTTGAGCCGGCTCTGCGTCCCGCCCAGGAAGCCCTTGCCGGTGACGCCGCCCGAGCCGATCGCGATCTTCGCCTGGGTGATGTTCCAGCCGGCGCCCAGCGCATCCGATTCCGGATTGAGGAAGGTCAGCACGCGGCGCTTCTGGTAGTCGTGCAGCACGAACTGCCAGGCCATCGGGATGGCGACCGCGATGCCGGTCAGGGTCGGCGCGATCCACCACCAGGAGAGGCCGGCGAGGAACAGCAGCGAAGCGCCGTCCGCCGCGATGATCAGCGTGGTGCCGAGATTGGGCTGCAGCACCACGAACACCGCCGGGATTCCGATGATCGCGAGCGCGATGGCGAGGTTTCGGGGCTTGGAGATGTCCTCGACGCTCTGGCCGTGCAGGAAGCGGGCGAGCGCCAGCACCAGCGTGACCTTCATCAGTTCGGACGGCTGCAGGCCGAGCGGCCCCAGCGTGATCCAGCGCTCGGCGCCCTTGCCGACATGGCCGGCGATCACCACCGCGATCAGCAGCAGCAGCGCGCCCGCATACATCGGATAGGCCAGGCTCATCCAGGTGCGGATGTCGACCATCGCGACCGTCACCAGGATGGCCAGGCCGACGAGGAATTTCAGGATCTGCGGCGTCGCCCAGGGCGACAGGCTGCCGCCCGCCACGGAATAAAGCATCGCGAAGCCGGCGCAGGCGACGATGGTGATCAGCAGCACGAGGCCCCAGTTCACCTCGAACATCTTGTCGGCGATCGAGAGCGTGCGGCGAGCCGCGGCATAGGGACGGGTTGTCATCCACGGCCTCCCAGCGGCGCCGGCGGCGCGGCCATCGCGGCGTTGGTGGGATAGGCGGCGCGCAAGGCGAGCGGATTGCGCTTCTGCGCGAACAGCAGCACGTCATGGGCGATCTGCACTTGCGGATGGCCGAGCGCACCATGCTCCACGATGCAGGCCAGCGCATAGCGCGGCGCCGCGACGGGCGCGAAAGCAATGAACAAGCCGTGGTCGCGCAGGTTCCAGGGCAGCGCGGTGTCCTTGAGCACGCCGCTCTGCCGCTCATTGCGGGTGATGACGCGGACCTGGGCGGTGCCGGTCTT
The nucleotide sequence above comes from Rhizomicrobium sp.. Encoded proteins:
- the rodA gene encoding rod shape-determining protein RodA, with the translated sequence MTTRPYAAARRTLSIADKMFEVNWGLVLLITIVACAGFAMLYSVAGGSLSPWATPQILKFLVGLAILVTVAMVDIRTWMSLAYPMYAGALLLLIAVVIAGHVGKGAERWITLGPLGLQPSELMKVTLVLALARFLHGQSVEDISKPRNLAIALAIIGIPAVFVVLQPNLGTTLIIAADGASLLFLAGLSWWWIAPTLTGIAVAIPMAWQFVLHDYQKRRVLTFLNPESDALGAGWNITQAKIAIGSGGVTGKGFLGGTQSRLNFLPEKQTDFIFTNFGEEFGFVGCIALLILFAVIIGYGIQIAMGARSQFARLLAMGVTLNFFFYIMINASMVMGLIPVVGIPMPLISYGGSAMFSVMFGFGLLMSVHVHRQVEIPRHPGGII
- a CDS encoding glycine zipper 2TM domain-containing protein, with the protein product MLNRTTRLLAAATLALGAGTIAAQADSCSRHGHGTGTVLGAVGGGVIGSAVTHGSLGGVVGGAVLGGLAGNAVARDVDCRHRYHQARYYYRHGHRYSRW
- a CDS encoding fumarylacetoacetate hydrolase family protein, with amino-acid sequence MKLASLRHGRDGRLTVVSRDLKSCMPVPEIAPTLQVALDYWDDIAPQLEEVSALLNAGRVGDAEPFDPAQCMSPLPRAYQWADGSAYVTHVELVRRARGAEMPPSFWTDPLMYQGGSDSFIGPMDDIAAGDEAWGIDFEAEVAVVTGDVPYGTAAADAAQYIRLVMLVNDVSLRNLIPGELAKNFGFFQSKPASAFSPVAVTPDELGDAWQGAKLHRPLDVWLNGEKFGAPDAGTDMTFSFAQLIAHAAKTRALSAGSIVGSGTVSNKSGNVGSCCIAERRTLETIESGKPATPFMKFGDRVRIEMYDGAGHSIFGAIDQHVVQHGK
- a CDS encoding alpha/beta fold hydrolase — translated: MLRCLNLVAGVMLLAVGAAQAADPPTSEGDYTMRDFKFRSGETLPALRLHYTTLGTPQRDGHGRVTNAVLILHGTGGDGHQFLRPQFSGVLFAPGGVLDAARYFIILPDGIGHGRSSKPSDGLHARFPHYDYDDMVAAQYALVTKGLQVNHLRLVMGTSMGCMQAFVWGETYPDFSDALMPLACLPVQIAGRNRMWRKMTIDAIRDDPAWAEGEYKAQPLAGLRTAADLLVIAGSAPLPFQNAYPTRAAADAYVEDRIGTELKTLDANDFLYQVDASRNYDPSATLAKIAVPVMWINSGDDFINPPELGIAERMVKTLPRGRFVLIPASAQTHGHGTHTWAALWQDRLSLLLKESAR
- a CDS encoding MarR family winged helix-turn-helix transcriptional regulator: MPSSATSKGEARLDLDRFLPYRLSVLSNQVSSAIAQQYSDRFGLTIPEWRVMAVLGGTPALSAREVAIRTAMDKVQVSRAVDSLVRARRVARNTDAEDGRIQRLSLSARGRAIYDEVVPLALRLEEVLLSALAPEERRRLDALMDKLARQAHLLAGA
- the maiA gene encoding maleylacetoacetate isomerase, whose protein sequence is MASEFALYGYFRSSAAFRARIALNLKGIVPELRFIHLLRNGGEQHTPEYKAINPQALIPALAHGGHLITQSLAILEYLNEIVPEPPLLPADPYGRARAREIAYVAACDIHPVNNLRVGLYLKNKLDVSDDDVVRWQRHWIRTGFAALETMLATSGHTGAYCHGDTPTIADIVLIPQVANARRVKLEIEAWPTIARIEATALAHPAFEAALPKNQPDAE
- a CDS encoding Gfo/Idh/MocA family oxidoreductase is translated as MTIRIGILGAAKIAPPVVIHPARDNPDFEVVAVAARDPERARAYAAEHEIPVVAKDYDALVRHADVDLIYNALPPGGHARWTIAALEAGKNVLCEKPFAMNAAQAARMNDAAARTGRILVEAFHYRHHAVMHRAVAIVRSGELGRLERAEAFFDVPIPWREGELRWTREQGGGALMDLGCYPTHCLRSVLGSEPKVLDASCTLEHSVDVTTKAALDFAGVPTTLSTSMKPDRFGATLRLTGARGTLEILNFVAPQLGCRFTVTADGRSREEPTAGPATYVAQLAELGDVLLRGKAPLISNADSLANMAAIDAIYAAAGVARDFR